In Ruminococcaceae bacterium BL-4, one DNA window encodes the following:
- a CDS encoding protein of unknown function (Evidence 5 : Unknown function), with the protein MKPRNFWEFYARLFFILGGSFLLIGLLSQAGIMKMKPGAHSDPRVFAIIGCLFLIVAGLSQFMGAYMVKRDKLLLQTGTPISGTIVSVKQLQFTRFSTSYPYVVYFTYEWEGMQYKGRIGPLWSIPSLKENDNGTIYIDAENPKHSTLKL; encoded by the coding sequence ATGAAACCAAGAAATTTTTGGGAATTTTACGCAAGATTGTTTTTTATTTTGGGTGGATCATTTTTGCTCATTGGACTATTATCGCAAGCAGGTATTATGAAAATGAAACCTGGCGCACATAGCGATCCTCGAGTGTTTGCAATTATAGGATGCTTATTTTTGATAGTGGCAGGTCTTTCTCAATTCATGGGAGCTTATATGGTGAAAAGAGATAAATTATTATTACAAACCGGAACACCTATATCAGGGACCATTGTTTCCGTTAAACAGCTCCAGTTTACAAGATTTAGCACCTCATACCCTTACGTGGTTTACTTTACATATGAATGGGAAGGTATGCAGTACAAAGGGAGAATTGGTCCTCTTTGGAGCATTCCTTCATTGAAAGAGAATGATAATGGGACAATTTATATCGATGCGGAAAATCCAAAACATTCTACATTAAAATTATAA
- a CDS encoding Two component transcriptional regulator, LuxR family, translating into MIHVMIADDQIIVREGLKKILSLEPDITVVCEAENGYEALSQLGKYIVDVILMDVRMPKLDGIQATRKIKAQYPQVKIIILTTFNEDEYLFQGIKNGISGYLLKDSDIDLVLKSVKSAYQDKMVFDPDVTPKLVRAISEMHEPDRPEIDCLTERELQIAQLIAKGQSNLEIANTLFISEGTVKNAVSKILDKLNLQRRTQLFAFFSNK; encoded by the coding sequence ATGATCCATGTGATGATAGCGGACGACCAGATTATTGTCAGGGAGGGATTAAAGAAGATTTTGTCTCTTGAACCGGATATAACGGTGGTTTGTGAAGCGGAAAACGGCTACGAGGCTTTGTCACAATTAGGCAAGTATATCGTCGATGTGATACTGATGGATGTGAGAATGCCAAAACTGGATGGGATACAGGCAACAAGGAAGATCAAGGCGCAGTATCCGCAGGTCAAAATTATCATTCTCACAACCTTTAATGAGGATGAATATCTGTTTCAAGGTATCAAAAACGGCATCAGTGGATATCTTCTGAAGGACAGCGATATCGATTTAGTACTAAAAAGCGTCAAGAGCGCTTATCAGGATAAAATGGTATTTGACCCTGACGTAACTCCGAAGCTGGTCAGAGCTATCAGCGAGATGCATGAGCCGGACCGACCGGAGATAGATTGTTTGACAGAAAGAGAGCTGCAAATTGCGCAGCTGATAGCCAAAGGGCAGAGCAATCTGGAAATAGCAAACACCCTGTTCATCTCGGAGGGAACGGTTAAAAATGCTGTTTCCAAAATACTGGACAAGTTGAATCTGCAAAGAAGGACACAGCTTTTCGCTTTCTTCTCAAATAAATAA
- a CDS encoding protein of unknown function (Evidence 5 : Unknown function) has protein sequence MAFVINLGSEDFYPTYQIALFIFILARKFCKPADFSQYDLFQKVHTDVMSGGASAPIAFVVGTIKILDIRVALIEVVIQIVSAVDTDKQTGEHIDFSLIRFPLTDFTPLLLCFFPFNGQDYPPAFRAYYKPHLLKIACFFYLHLFSNFGDAGGIANLS, from the coding sequence ATGGCTTTCGTTATCAATCTCGGTTCTGAGGATTTTTATCCGACCTATCAGATCGCTCTGTTCATCTTCATACTTGCTCGCAAATTTTGTAAGCCTGCGGATTTCTCCCAGTACGACCTGTTCCAGAAAGTCCACACGGATGTAATGAGTGGAGGTGCAAGTGCCCCGATTGCCTTTGTAGTTGGAACAATTAAAATACTTGATATCAGGGTTGCCCTGATTGAAGTGGTAATTCAAATTGTGTCCGCAGTCGACACAGACAAGCAAACCGGAGAACATATTGATTTCTCCCTCATTCGTTTTCCGCTTACGGATTTTACCCCGCTTCTGCTGTGCTTTTTTCCCTTCAACGGCCAAGATTACCCGCCGGCCTTCCGGGCGTATTATAAGCCCCATCTTCTCAAGATCGCTTGCTTTTTTTACTTGCATCTTTTCAGCAATTTCGGTGATGCAGGTGGAATTGCCAATTTGAGTTAA
- the lolD gene encoding Lipoprotein-releasing system ATP-binding protein LolD gives MQQIKTTDTKTILSVSDLSKNYANGKETVLKDISLAVKQGEFIVIHGESGSGKSTLLHLLAGFDRADSGEILYGQTDICKMNESERARFRRDNIGFVFQQFHLLPELTALENVMMPLLIRKEKVGNAREKAEQFLFYVGLEDRMDHTPEQLSGGQNQRVAIARALIGNAAMIFADEPTGNLDSKNRGEILDLLKKINREKATAIMMVTHSIEERGIADRVIELKDGVIV, from the coding sequence ATGCAACAAATTAAAACAACCGATACAAAAACAATATTATCGGTCAGCGACCTCAGCAAAAACTATGCAAACGGCAAGGAAACGGTCTTGAAGGATATCAGTCTCGCTGTGAAGCAAGGTGAATTTATTGTCATCCATGGGGAAAGCGGCTCCGGGAAAAGCACTTTGCTGCACCTGCTGGCGGGATTTGACAGGGCAGATAGCGGCGAAATCCTTTACGGTCAAACCGACATCTGTAAAATGAACGAGTCGGAAAGAGCACGGTTCCGCCGGGACAATATCGGATTCGTTTTTCAACAATTTCATCTTCTTCCGGAACTTACGGCGCTGGAAAATGTCATGATGCCGCTACTGATTCGGAAGGAAAAGGTCGGAAACGCTCGTGAGAAAGCTGAACAATTTCTTTTTTACGTTGGTCTGGAAGACCGTATGGACCATACGCCGGAACAGCTTTCCGGTGGGCAGAACCAAAGAGTTGCCATAGCGCGTGCGCTAATCGGCAATGCTGCAATGATTTTTGCGGACGAACCAACCGGAAACCTAGACAGCAAAAACAGAGGGGAAATTCTTGACCTGCTCAAGAAGATCAACCGGGAAAAGGCAACTGCAATTATGATGGTAACTCATTCCATTGAAGAGCGCGGCATTGCCGACCGGGTAATCGAACTGAAAGACGGGGTTATTGTATGA
- a CDS encoding conserved membrane protein of unknown function (Evidence 4 : Unknown function but conserved in other organisms) — translation MEHFDATTTLIIIAVIAYAIVKQFMAKPVRTFGFIVFPLLALYEACKDFPKLPVPEHQLIECAVMLALAFIAAAIQATNTEVFFKDNQLYTRGKLIAVLTWAGYFLVRIAMRYIWSDSTEWMTWLGMAVTFGTRSLFLYIKHPEIGKALLRRSSRRVR, via the coding sequence ATGGAACACTTTGACGCTACAACCACACTGATTATTATTGCCGTTATTGCATACGCAATTGTAAAGCAATTCATGGCAAAGCCTGTAAGGACGTTCGGATTCATTGTATTTCCGTTGCTGGCATTGTACGAGGCATGTAAGGACTTTCCAAAGCTCCCCGTACCTGAACACCAGCTTATCGAGTGTGCCGTCATGCTCGCACTGGCGTTTATAGCGGCTGCAATCCAGGCTACCAACACTGAGGTCTTTTTTAAAGACAACCAGCTCTATACGCGCGGCAAACTGATCGCGGTCTTGACTTGGGCCGGATATTTTCTTGTACGTATAGCCATGCGGTATATCTGGAGTGACTCCACTGAATGGATGACGTGGCTCGGCATGGCGGTAACCTTCGGCACCAGAAGCTTGTTTTTATACATCAAGCATCCTGAAATAGGCAAGGCATTATTAAGGCGATCCAGCAGACGTGTCAGATAG
- a CDS encoding Signal transduction histidine kinase, whose translation MQKILDHMRWFDPVARFGLLVWAWVKIYSSYQPVSLLPMYLITVILLLILLDIGRLRLQIVRKFPAVFSIISSILCLSILAFKRIDMIQIYYFFLLDEIFKLQGEKERNCLIIGHFVGFMVVEIYAIFIMEQQDFSQNYDSVFVLLGTYAILLFIFAVIHYYKRDRDQLKVLNSKLIEYSFQERDYLIANERSHISQELHDSLGHFLMAALMNIRYLKAIQDASPDEKRKQISEIERLLKECVENLRGSVYNLKELDENISLREEVEHIIHEFDDLGLVTIRFDYDDMIDKFPNPVKAVLYKTIREGITNSIQHGNATSVQISIRYANERVELLIKDNGFGCSDIRKSYGLNGIMDRIKEISGEVWFSSTKNKGFLIKAYLPGGNEK comes from the coding sequence GTGCAGAAGATTCTCGATCACATGAGATGGTTTGACCCGGTCGCTCGATTTGGCCTTCTTGTTTGGGCCTGGGTAAAGATATATTCTTCCTATCAGCCGGTATCATTGTTGCCCATGTATCTGATTACCGTTATTCTGCTTCTGATTCTGCTTGACATTGGACGGCTTCGACTGCAGATTGTCCGTAAATTTCCCGCTGTGTTTTCCATTATATCAAGCATATTGTGCCTGTCTATTTTAGCTTTCAAAAGAATTGATATGATCCAGATTTATTACTTTTTTCTGCTGGACGAAATTTTTAAGCTGCAGGGGGAAAAAGAACGAAACTGCCTGATAATCGGCCATTTCGTTGGGTTTATGGTAGTCGAAATTTATGCCATTTTCATCATGGAGCAGCAGGATTTCAGTCAGAACTACGACAGCGTGTTTGTTCTGCTTGGCACATACGCGATTCTTTTGTTTATTTTCGCTGTGATTCATTATTACAAACGGGACAGAGACCAGCTTAAAGTCCTTAATTCCAAACTGATTGAGTATTCTTTTCAGGAACGTGACTATCTGATTGCAAACGAACGGAGCCATATTTCGCAGGAACTGCACGATTCGCTTGGCCATTTCCTAATGGCGGCGCTGATGAATATACGGTATCTGAAAGCGATTCAGGATGCAAGTCCGGATGAAAAGAGAAAACAGATCAGCGAAATTGAACGTTTGCTGAAAGAATGTGTTGAAAACTTACGTGGCAGTGTCTATAACCTGAAAGAACTTGACGAAAATATCAGCCTGCGGGAAGAAGTCGAGCATATCATTCATGAATTTGACGATTTGGGTTTGGTCACAATCCGTTTTGATTATGACGATATGATAGACAAGTTTCCTAACCCTGTGAAAGCTGTTCTCTATAAAACGATTCGGGAAGGCATTACCAACAGTATACAGCATGGCAACGCGACATCTGTTCAGATATCAATACGATATGCTAATGAGCGTGTTGAACTCCTGATTAAAGACAACGGTTTCGGATGTTCGGATATTCGTAAATCCTATGGTTTGAACGGAATCATGGATCGTATAAAGGAAATTAGTGGTGAAGTATGGTTTTCCAGCACAAAGAATAAAGGATTCTTAATTAAAGCCTATTTACCTGGAGGGAATGAAAAATGA
- a CDS encoding protein of unknown function (Evidence 5 : Unknown function), with protein sequence MLNGLSASTENHLKAIATLTQIGNSTCITEIAEKMQVKKASDLEKMGLIIRPEGRRVILAVEGKKAQQKRGKIRKRKTNEGEINMFSGLLVCVDCGHNLNYHFNQGNPDIKYFNCSNYKGNRGTCTSTHYIRVDFLEQVVLGEIRRLTKFASKYEDEQSDLIGRIKILRTEIDNESHRTAGTDMFIATVRKYTRARKLTPRMLNELIDHIEIHQAEKMNGVYVQKLTIHYNCICSIEIPDVSSLPEPDVLIQTRKGVAVSYSQARWQDNHIKKRVSLRHFQML encoded by the coding sequence GTGTTGAATGGCCTGTCTGCCTCAACAGAAAACCACCTAAAAGCTATCGCGACATTAACTCAAATTGGCAATTCCACCTGCATCACCGAAATTGCTGAAAAGATGCAAGTAAAAAAAGCAAGCGATCTTGAGAAGATGGGGCTTATAATACGCCCGGAAGGCCGGCGGGTAATCTTGGCCGTTGAAGGGAAAAAAGCACAGCAGAAGCGGGGTAAAATCCGTAAGCGGAAAACGAATGAGGGAGAAATCAATATGTTCTCCGGTTTGCTTGTCTGTGTCGACTGCGGACACAATTTGAATTACCACTTCAATCAGGGCAACCCTGATATCAAGTATTTTAATTGTTCCAACTACAAAGGCAATCGGGGCACTTGCACCTCCACTCATTACATCCGTGTGGACTTTCTGGAACAGGTCGTACTGGGAGAAATCCGCAGGCTTACAAAATTTGCGAGCAAGTATGAAGATGAACAGAGCGATCTGATAGGTCGGATAAAAATCCTCAGAACCGAGATTGATAACGAAAGCCATCGGACAGCGGGAACGGATATGTTCATTGCCACTGTCCGCAAGTATACCAGAGCCAGAAAGCTCACGCCGCGAATGCTTAATGAGCTAATAGACCATATTGAAATTCATCAGGCGGAGAAGATGAACGGCGTATACGTACAGAAACTGACTATTCACTATAATTGTATTTGCTCCATTGAAATACCGGATGTTTCATCCTTGCCGGAGCCGGATGTTCTTATACAAACGAGAAAAGGAGTAGCCGTAAGCTACTCCCAAGCTAGATGGCAGGATAATCACATAAAAAAGCGAGTGTCCTTACGGCATTTTCAAATGCTATAA
- a CDS encoding Putative ABC-type transport system involved in lysophospholipase L1 biosynthesis, permease component (Evidence 3 : Putative function from multiple computational evidences) — MSWKNILLRKDWIHNRTRNILSSLSILLGVAVIIATAITIASSKSAFLQMLGAQNSGADLLAVSVPEEKISTAEFDYRDATIEDAFPFFSKDVYFENQGTYHSLTEMAVDFGKESACGGVALSSGRLPGKDECLVSETVKTAYGLNQGDTLTIRTESGSEKLVISGFVSNTGIATENLGKCLLTDYRNMPGLETITYKLKLKPGTDVKAEKAAIEHVVAGKYTLSYPGSKSEELTNEVNLLFGTMMGFGFLTLLLGGFLVNVTVNEYVRKMRQKLAALKVLGAVKSDIVRLVLKKSLIIGLTGALCGAVAGIGGSFGLIALVGRSLCGGMAILPVFNWDIPVGVVLGTVLFCLLVTLPAASHAAKENIIEGFHQNDGAKGISTAGMAVSGVLSVFMIAARIFTGQWLFTFAAIATSLYFVATIGLIPCARLVLRPINHFSPFNGFAVKNNFIRQKRRAVNLAVLFTFVIAIFVGITLVVSEISDSINRMEKGEYFGDAVVSTVTGQCLSADALARVCVADGVDRAYPVYQKYATIGENSVQMKGFALDVTNETRLRDYWGIDEASLRALGDPDTILLSQKVLSNQKLKVGDTVALGSGAETVTLKIIGSYTTMNNDGLSGILSEENFLKLFRSYSIRSVSVFMRDDTDFQSLKAAVERSVNDSYIQVDSSSDVQKSAAKQSAQFIMLIDCMIVVLALAGILMMVNAISMAIKNNQYSLSVMKLLGATNRNLVLQSGIEGIIYGTFSSVFGIIAGILLNLVLTSSMNKLTSFNLRPTLPAPLLIASGLGFLITALLSEMIATGLNYKVDYKSVLVQE, encoded by the coding sequence ATGAGCTGGAAAAACATTTTGCTTCGGAAAGATTGGATTCACAACAGAACAAGAAATATTCTCTCCTCTTTATCCATCCTCCTAGGCGTGGCCGTCATTATCGCGACCGCTATAACCATTGCTTCAAGCAAGAGTGCCTTTCTTCAGATGCTGGGCGCGCAGAATTCCGGCGCCGACCTGCTTGCCGTATCGGTCCCAGAGGAGAAAATCAGTACGGCGGAGTTTGATTACAGGGACGCAACCATTGAGGACGCATTCCCATTTTTTAGTAAAGATGTCTACTTTGAAAATCAGGGAACCTATCATTCGCTGACGGAGATGGCGGTGGATTTTGGGAAGGAAAGCGCATGCGGAGGCGTAGCACTCTCCAGTGGGAGACTTCCCGGAAAAGACGAGTGTCTCGTCTCTGAAACCGTGAAAACCGCCTACGGCTTGAATCAAGGAGATACGCTCACGATCCGGACAGAATCCGGCAGTGAGAAGCTTGTTATCTCCGGATTCGTTTCTAATACCGGGATAGCGACGGAAAACCTTGGCAAATGCCTTTTAACGGATTACCGGAATATGCCCGGACTTGAAACTATCACCTATAAGCTCAAATTAAAGCCCGGAACCGATGTTAAAGCAGAAAAGGCGGCGATTGAACATGTCGTTGCGGGGAAATATACGCTCAGCTATCCCGGCAGCAAATCCGAAGAACTGACGAACGAGGTCAACCTGCTTTTTGGAACTATGATGGGCTTTGGCTTCCTGACTCTTCTTCTGGGAGGTTTCCTGGTCAACGTCACCGTAAACGAATATGTTCGAAAAATGCGGCAAAAGCTGGCTGCTTTAAAAGTTCTAGGCGCGGTGAAGAGTGATATCGTAAGGCTTGTTCTTAAAAAAAGCCTCATTATCGGCCTCACCGGAGCGCTTTGCGGTGCGGTTGCGGGGATTGGAGGCTCTTTCGGTTTGATTGCGCTTGTCGGCAGATCCCTCTGCGGAGGAATGGCAATTTTGCCGGTTTTCAATTGGGACATTCCGGTGGGTGTTGTTTTGGGCACGGTGCTGTTTTGCCTGCTTGTCACGCTTCCTGCCGCATCACACGCCGCGAAAGAGAACATCATAGAAGGGTTTCACCAGAATGATGGGGCAAAGGGGATCAGCACTGCGGGAATGGCTGTTTCCGGCGTGTTGTCAGTTTTCATGATCGCCGCGAGGATATTCACTGGGCAATGGCTTTTTACCTTTGCCGCGATAGCCACCTCATTATACTTTGTGGCCACTATCGGGCTTATTCCCTGCGCGAGGCTGGTGCTGAGACCGATCAATCACTTCTCACCATTCAACGGGTTTGCCGTGAAGAATAATTTTATCAGGCAAAAGCGCAGGGCCGTCAATTTGGCTGTTCTATTCACCTTTGTCATTGCCATTTTCGTCGGCATTACGCTTGTCGTAAGCGAGATATCTGATTCGATAAACCGGATGGAAAAGGGCGAATATTTTGGGGACGCCGTCGTTTCCACAGTTACCGGGCAGTGTCTGAGTGCAGATGCGCTGGCGAGGGTCTGTGTCGCTGACGGCGTTGACAGAGCATACCCGGTCTATCAGAAATATGCCACAATCGGGGAAAACAGCGTTCAAATGAAGGGGTTCGCTCTGGACGTCACAAACGAAACGCGCCTTCGGGATTATTGGGGAATCGACGAAGCCAGCCTGCGGGCGCTTGGAGATCCTGACACGATCCTACTTTCTCAAAAGGTGTTGAGCAACCAGAAGCTCAAAGTCGGCGACACCGTGGCTCTGGGCTCGGGGGCGGAAACTGTGACGCTGAAGATTATCGGGTCCTACACGACAATGAACAATGACGGCCTGTCCGGTATCCTCTCGGAAGAAAACTTCCTGAAGTTATTCAGAAGCTATTCGATTCGTTCGGTCAGTGTGTTTATGCGGGACGATACTGATTTTCAATCGCTGAAAGCCGCCGTTGAACGCAGCGTAAACGATAGCTATATTCAGGTGGACAGCTCCTCGGACGTACAGAAAAGCGCGGCAAAGCAGAGCGCCCAGTTTATTATGCTGATCGACTGTATGATCGTTGTCCTGGCTCTGGCGGGCATTCTGATGATGGTAAACGCGATCTCCATGGCGATAAAAAACAATCAATATTCGCTGTCTGTCATGAAGCTGCTTGGCGCTACCAATCGGAATCTTGTCCTTCAAAGCGGTATTGAGGGGATAATCTACGGCACATTCTCTTCTGTGTTTGGGATCATTGCGGGAATCCTGCTGAACTTAGTCCTGACTTCGAGTATGAACAAATTGACCTCCTTCAATCTGAGACCGACCTTACCAGCACCGCTTTTGATTGCGTCCGGACTCGGCTTTTTGATAACGGCGCTGCTCTCGGAGATGATTGCGACAGGTCTGAATTACAAGGTCGATTACAAATCAGTGCTGGTCCAGGAATAA
- a CDS encoding conserved protein of unknown function (Evidence 4 : Unknown function but conserved in other organisms), whose translation MKNTIATNIQSVPEALTKYLYDIMQRRNRDKCQFILSSRPLANGLVQNITAVSDNTNESHTVFGFTPVDCELNISRSESGFIFFFRRG comes from the coding sequence ATGAAAAACACCATTGCCACCAATATACAGTCTGTTCCGGAAGCTTTAACAAAATATCTATATGATATTATGCAAAGAAGAAATAGGGATAAATGCCAATTCATCTTGTCTTCCAGACCTCTGGCTAACGGATTGGTACAGAATATCACCGCAGTATCAGACAACACGAACGAAAGTCATACGGTATTCGGGTTTACTCCGGTTGACTGTGAACTTAATATTAGTCGAAGCGAATCTGGCTTTATCTTTTTTTTTCGCCGCGGGTAG
- a CDS encoding conserved protein of unknown function (Evidence 4 : Unknown function but conserved in other organisms) — MLLVGFDKIDLHDTKHFNRMVHFFLYNYKFERVWKNPDTDLEKLKHYRAVLSPDFSMYVEMAPVLQLTNTFRNRWCGAYFASKGIRVIPTVSWGNENTFEFCFDGIEKGSTVAVSTYMVSEHDNRQDQKEFFLKGYNEMLRRIEPEKIICYNEPFPEMQGDIVFVDYDRSSWKYMDKDSYIPSKYAKYICGEEPLPVGSNLIIKSGSVVNDYQQNYNSLVQTGMGSAYGGQWKPNPNKPNDRILWGPPNTIQKYYMENRQGTNGYWVSVKYDSRGWAIKNRHYTDHNQPWAHTNPHDKIINWDPNNGTPDLSGHDINYPLEEYPNGAPEFKFYKYKGEIPMILTVNEDAYQFKTLSEFKSCMSRGGDVEFKWKGIDYTLSSVWPNDKMKFSIGPCTRVEKDCTVYDTVDELLEYKVGGDRLRDIITQAEIIDRTL, encoded by the coding sequence TTGCTTCTTGTAGGGTTCGATAAAATAGACCTTCATGACACAAAACATTTCAACCGCATGGTTCATTTCTTTCTGTATAACTACAAATTTGAACGTGTATGGAAAAATCCAGATACTGATTTAGAAAAACTAAAACACTATCGTGCAGTGCTCTCCCCTGACTTCAGCATGTATGTTGAGATGGCACCTGTTCTGCAGCTTACCAACACATTTCGAAACCGTTGGTGTGGCGCCTATTTTGCATCAAAAGGAATTCGCGTCATTCCAACTGTAAGCTGGGGAAACGAAAACACGTTTGAGTTTTGCTTTGATGGAATCGAAAAGGGCTCCACGGTTGCGGTTTCCACTTATATGGTATCGGAGCACGACAATCGTCAGGACCAGAAAGAGTTTTTTCTCAAGGGTTATAATGAAATGCTTCGTCGGATTGAACCGGAGAAAATCATCTGCTACAATGAGCCATTCCCGGAGATGCAGGGTGATATCGTGTTTGTCGATTATGACCGCAGTTCCTGGAAGTACATGGACAAAGACTCCTACATACCATCCAAATACGCAAAATACATCTGCGGAGAAGAGCCTCTTCCAGTAGGAAGTAATCTTATTATTAAAAGCGGATCTGTTGTAAATGACTATCAACAGAACTATAATAGCCTTGTACAAACTGGAATGGGCAGCGCCTATGGTGGGCAGTGGAAACCAAATCCCAACAAACCAAATGATAGGATTTTATGGGGCCCACCAAATACAATCCAGAAATATTATATGGAAAACAGACAAGGAACAAACGGTTACTGGGTATCTGTAAAATACGACAGCAGAGGTTGGGCAATTAAAAATCGGCATTATACAGATCATAATCAGCCGTGGGCACATACAAATCCTCATGATAAAATTATTAATTGGGATCCGAATAATGGAACACCGGATCTTTCAGGCCATGATATAAACTATCCGTTGGAAGAATATCCGAATGGAGCACCTGAATTTAAATTCTACAAATATAAAGGAGAGATTCCTATGATATTAACCGTTAACGAAGATGCATATCAATTTAAAACCCTAAGCGAATTTAAAAGCTGTATGTCAAGGGGCGGAGACGTAGAATTTAAGTGGAAAGGAATCGACTACACTCTCAGTTCAGTCTGGCCGAACGACAAAATGAAATTTTCGATTGGACCGTGCACTCGCGTAGAAAAAGACTGTACCGTTTATGATACCGTCGATGAGCTTTTGGAATATAAAGTGGGTGGTGACAGGCTGCGGGACATTATTACGCAGGCAGAAATTATTGACAGGACATTATAA
- a CDS encoding protein of unknown function (Evidence 5 : Unknown function) — protein sequence MLEIHLQTGRKNQIRVHMKDIGHNVVGDKKYGAKRDPLKRLGLHAYKLEFKHPFSKEVMCFQTQIPKSFTSLFDGSKLRNM from the coding sequence TTGCTGGAGATTCATCTGCAAACGGGCCGCAAAAATCAGATTCGCGTGCATATGAAAGACATAGGGCACAATGTTGTAGGAGATAAAAAATACGGAGCAAAGAGAGATCCGCTGAAGCGTCTGGGTTTGCATGCATACAAATTGGAATTCAAGCATCCTTTTTCTAAAGAAGTGATGTGTTTCCAAACGCAGATTCCTAAAAGTTTCACCTCCCTTTTTGATGGATCAAAATTACGTAATATGTAA
- a CDS encoding protein of unknown function (Evidence 5 : Unknown function) — MSNSETRSQGRMLYNAIVRNFGSVEKFCDAFKKQALSVFGSGYAWLVVNQSGKLKIVTLANQDMPDPA, encoded by the coding sequence ATGTCCAATTCAGAGACGCGTTCTCAGGGCAGAATGCTTTATAATGCAATCGTTAGGAATTTCGGGTCTGTTGAAAAGTTTTGCGACGCATTCAAAAAGCAGGCATTGTCTGTGTTTGGTTCGGGATATGCTTGGCTTGTCGTGAATCAGAGCGGTAAACTTAAAATTGTGACATTAGCAAACCAAGATATGCCTGACCCAGCCTAA
- a CDS encoding protein of unknown function (Evidence 5 : Unknown function) produces the protein MAFYLCRDSHLIILCGHYRAYSLREAGAETDQSLLTIQRVCREE, from the coding sequence ATGGCTTTTTACCTTTGCCGCGATAGCCACCTCATTATACTTTGTGGCCACTATCGGGCTTATTCCCTGCGCGAGGCTGGTGCTGAGACCGATCAATCACTTCTCACCATTCAACGGGTTTGCCGTGAAGAATAA
- a CDS encoding protein of unknown function (Evidence 5 : Unknown function), whose product MHTLMPSYCCPHTDADYCACRKPLTGMVDTACKDFEIDLKNSYVVGDMGMSDMVLARNIGAKGILVLTGVGKGGLNEYRYTWQEIEPSFIADNLLDAAKYIVKDAG is encoded by the coding sequence ATGCACACTTTGATGCCGTCTTACTGTTGCCCCCATACAGATGCAGACTACTGTGCGTGCAGAAAGCCGCTGACAGGAATGGTAGATACAGCCTGTAAGGATTTCGAGATAGACCTTAAGAATTCTTATGTGGTCGGAGATATGGGTATGTCCGATATGGTATTGGCACGAAATATCGGCGCGAAGGGAATTCTTGTTTTGACCGGCGTTGGAAAAGGAGGTCTAAATGAATATCGTTACACTTGGCAGGAGATTGAGCCATCTTTTATAGCAGATAATCTTTTGGATGCTGCCAAATATATCGTTAAGGATGCTGGGTAG